A genomic window from Diospyros lotus cultivar Yz01 chromosome 2, ASM1463336v1, whole genome shotgun sequence includes:
- the LOC127794576 gene encoding uncharacterized protein LOC127794576: MWAASCLASCCAACACDACRTVVSGISRRSARIAYCGLFALSLIVSWILREVAAPLMEKIPWINHFHQTPEREWFETDAVLRVSLGNFLFFSILALLMVGVKNQKDPRDGLHHGGWMMKIICWCLLVIFMFFLPNEIISFYETTSKFGSGLFLLVQVVLLLDFVHGWNDKWVKYDEQFWYFALFVISLVCYIGTFGLSGLLFYWFTPSGHDCGLNTFFIVMTLFFIVIFAIASLHPAVSGSIFPASVISLYCMYLCYSGLASEPRDYECNGLHKHSKAISTGTLTLGLLTTVLSVVYSAVRAGSSTTLLSPPSSPRAGAGKPLLPLDKVDEQEEKEKAKPVTYSYSFFHIIFSLASMYSAMLLTGWSTSIGESGKLIDVGWPSVWVRIVTGWATAGLFIWSLVAPLFFPDREF; encoded by the exons ATGTGGGCAGCTTCTTGCCTGGCTTCGTGCTGTGCGGCGTGCGCTTGCGATGCATGCCGCACCGTAGTATCAGGGATCAGCCGGCGTTCTGCTCGGATTGCGTATTGCGGCCTCTTTGCCCTTTCGTTGATCGTGTCTTGGATTCTCAGGGAGGTTGCTGCGCCTCTCATGGAGAAGATTCCCT GGATTAATCATTTTCACCAAACACCAGAAAGGGAGTGGTTTGAGACAGATGCAGTTCTCCGAGTTAGCTTGGGCaactttctatttttctctatcCTAGCTCTTCTAATGGTTGGTGTAAAAAATCAGAAGGATCCTCGTGATGGTTTGCACCATGGTGGGTGGATGATGAAAATTATTTGCTGGTGCCTTTTGGTAATCTTTATGTTTTTCCTTCCCAATGAGATAATCAGCTTCTATG AGACAACGTCCAAGTTTGGTTCAGGATTGTTTCTTCTTGTCCAAGTTGTACTTTTGTTGGATTTTGTTCATGGATGGAACGACAAATGGGTCAAATATGACGAACAATTCTG GTACTTTGCCCTGTTTGTTATCTCACTTGTTTGTTACATAGGAACATTTGGCTTATCTGGACTTCTCTTCTACTGGTTTACTCCTTCTGGACATGACTGTGGGCTCAACACCTTCTTTATTGTCATGACACtgttttttattgttatttttgctATCGCCTCATTGCATCCTGCA GTAAGTGGCAGCATTTTTCCAGCTTCCGTTATATCTTTGTACTGCATGTACCTCTGCTACTCTGGGCTGGCCAGTGAACCGAGGGATTACGAATGCAATGGACTTCACAAACATTCTAAAGCTATTTCTACTGGCACACTTACTCTTGGACTGCTTACTACTGTTCTATCAGTTGTCTACTCTGCTGTCCGTGCTGGTTCTTCTACTACCCTACTCTCACCACCAAGTTCACCTCGTGCAG GTGCTGGGAAGCCTTTACTTCCCCTGGACAAAGTGGACGAgcaggaagagaaggaaaaggcTAAGCCAGTTACATATTCGTATTcattcttccacatcatcttcTCCCTTGCTAGCATGTACTCGGCAATGCTTCTCACAGGGTGGTCAACCTCGATTGGAGAGAGCGGGAAGTTGATTGATGTTGGGTGGCCATCTGTCTGGGTCCGAATTGTCACAGGATGGGCAACTGCTGGTTTATTCATCTGGTCTCTTGTTGCCCCTCTATTCTTCCCAGATAGAGAGTTCTGA